The window CACATAAGAACCCTCAACGCTCACAGCTCGATCTGATCGCGCCATCCCACGACCCGAAGCTGGAGGCTGGGTAACTGACACAGCACAATGGAAAGACAACGCCTCGACGTGAACCCGCACGTCTCAGGCTTACATTACATTACATTACATTACATGTGCGACCCGCGGATCACGTCTAACATGGTGACGTGGTAGACCCGATAGATAGAACAAGCAAACATGACATGCACGCTGCTACGGAGTACTCCACCACTACGTACGTGCAGCTAGCCTGACGCTAAACATCAGGATTATTCAGACAACATACGTGAAAGAAAGGAAACCCAACAGAGTAGAAAGCATAACTAAGGCCCGGTTGAAAAGTACCGAGCCTCTAACCTCTCGATCGACCTCTTCTTTGTTATCGGTGAAAACGATGCCGAAGTTGTAGTTGTTGGCCACGGTATAGATGCCATCATGGTGGGTGCTGGTAACTTCTTTTCCGGTGGTCAGGCGTACCCTCTTCTTGTATGAATAGGCACATCACAGAAAGCTCGCATCCGACCAGCTTTGCTGCGTGACCGTTGTCTCCTCCGTGTTGGTTTCAGATGTTCCCTTGGCATGCGACGAAGAGGACTCATAGGAGAATGTGACTTCTCCGCCTACGATTATCGGCGGTTTCTCCCCGCCGGTGCCGAAGCTTATCTTGGCATCGGTTCCTTGCTTGGATGAAGCGCTGGTTTCCCACTTACTGGCCACTTCAATTTTCTTGACGAAGGAAAACTTGGCTTTCATCTCTTTGCCGGTGTCGTTGGTGCTGTAATCAGTGGCCACGTTTATAATCTGCTTGTTGTAAATCCTTGCTTCCTCCAGGTGGTACTTCTCATCATAGATCTCACATTTCTCAACTGGCTCTTCCACCATCAACCTTGCGCATTGGGATATGTTCTCGTCGGAAGCACTGAGGCAATCTGAGTGACACCCCGTCTGCGTCTAACCTTTTGCAGAATTTCTTGTTGCCCAGATTCCGGAGTGCAATGAAGCCATCTCCGGTGACCACCTCAAATAATGTATCAGGGTCGTTGTCGCGGAGGGGGTCTTTTATGTGCGCAACTGAAACCCAATCATCTGAGTCTGAGCCGCGCTTCCAAAACCCATTCAGGTTGGATAATATGCGGACGGTCCCATCATCACGGGTAAAAGTAGTGAAAATCACACCTGCATCTCCCTTATCTTCTGTGTGAAATTGCAGATGTAGATGTCCGAATTCATTTCTCAATGCATCTTCGGCAGGTTTCTCATGTAAGAGCTTTTCCAGCAGGCCAAATCCATCCAAAACCTTCCCAACTTTTTCCCAGATGGTTGCCATGACATGAGTCGTGCCGAGGTATTTGCCATTGTCGCCTTTGAAAGCAACATGCCTAGGCAATGCCTCGTGTCTCGGCAAACCAGTGACGCCAAAATGATAGTCTCTCATATCTCTAATAGGTATATCATCCTTAAAGTCTTGTAGTTGCAACTTGGGTATGGAGTCGTGTCTTCCTACTAGGGGCCCGTAAACACATTTTTTTAGGAAAAGATGGAGAAACCTGGAACCTGTTATCATTCAGTAaagagcaaaaataaataaataaagttcttgtattaaagataaaggaaaattttgctttatctataaagcgggcaaTAGCTTCGAGAAAGATAAAGAAAAGGTTAAGTTTTCTTTTGGTGCACCTATGCTTAAGATAATACTCCCTCCTTTTTAATATAAGGTGTATTTTCTTTTCTTCCAAAAATCTAACATTTCTATCGACCGCTGACACCTCCATTTTTGCCCTAGGACGCCGATGCCCCTTCTAATTTCCTTCTCTTCGCCATTGTGTCCCCTCCTCCTTCCGGACGCCACCATCGTAAGATGATCGCTGATGGTAACCGACGCCAGGAAACGATGGGCGAGCATGGCGGTTGTTGGAAGCGACAAATCAGCACGTGAAAAAGAGGGCGacgtcgaggggagtgcgtggacGAGATAAATTGGACACGTGGTTGCCCATGAAGAGAATGACACACGACGAACGACAACCGGAGTCAAAGGAGACAGCCGAATTCGACTAGCACAACCCATGGGAGAGGGTGCTGGTGGCAGGGACAAGGTCCTTGCATCCGTGTGAGCCTGAGGAAATTCGTACTCGCACCGGAAGGAGCCATGGAAGACGACCGCAACACAGATGACGTGGTGGCTGAGTGGCAACGCCGATGGGGGGCTCCGGTTTCAAAACGTCTGCGCAAACCCTGCAACAAATGTAACCGGCATGGGGCAGCCAAGAGATGATGGTCGACCGAGTTACCATAGGCGGCGGTCGTGAGTAGCTTGGACCTTGGAGGCAGCGGCCAGTAGCAGCTGATGCACGACATGAAATTATCAGGAATACTATACCTGGGAGGCGGTGACTCGGAGGAATTGAAGCTCGGCGGGCGGTCGTCAGGAGGAAGCATCTAGGAAAAAATGGGAAGAGACGGGAGAAAATTGATCGGGAGCAGCTCATTCATGTTGGCCAGGGGCATTTTTCTCCTTGTATCTCCTAATTGTCTCATAGGGAAGTTGCCACTTGGCGGACCAGCCGAAAGTTAAGTCGGACGCACCCGCTCGTACCATCGACCCACATACGTCGTCCTGTGTTGCTTCCCACATCTCTATTGTCTCTCCCTCTTCCAGAAAATCGAGTcgatctcctcttcttcctctccctggCTGCCGTGCATGTTCTTCTCTTACGGCTGTCGGTGAGCTACTACGAGCCCGTCCTCCCTTTGGTTTTCAGATCCGAGAGGGGTGTTGCAATGGGAGGCCATGGGCTGCTTGCAACCCGGGGGAAGCCATGGTCGTCCATCTCCTCGCCTTCACCCCTCGATGAGGTCGGATGCTTTGCAACCATCAAGGCTAGAAATGGCGGCCACCGGTGCTTAAGCCGAGTAACACCGGGCGGGAGGGGATGGGGGAGGAGGATGCTGCAACCGTTGGACGGAGGTGCTGGAACCGCCCAGCTCAGGGTGGACAtggtccgggccggtccggtcccggtccgagccgtcgtttggaccggccgccggcggtccggtccggaccggaccgagcagTGCATAGGTGCAAAGCTCGGTGCGGACCGTCGGTCCTCACGGTCCTGACGACGTACAGTCACTGCCATGTAGGCCCAGGCTGTCGGAGCGGTAGTCGGCGCAGCAGCACGGTGGCCGGAGACGGAGAAGAACCTGATGCGCGGCGGCACGGCGGCGCGAGGGAGAGAGACGAAGAGGCACGGCCGCGCGGGGGAGAGGGGAGGAACAGCCGCGCAAGGGAGCGGCGGCGCGAGGCAGAGGCACGGCGGCCGGCGGCGCGTCTTGGTGGCTAGTCCAGTCCGCTGGTGGaaggagcggcggcggcgcggtgcgtCCTGGTGGATGCTGGAAGGAGTGGCGGCGGTGCGGTGCGGTGCGTCCTGGCACACGCATGAACGGGATGCGAGATGCGTTTAGGTCACGCACACACGCACGATCTATATTGGGCTAGGCACACACGCACGATGGGCTCTCCTGATTAGCTCTAATTGGGCTGGGCCATCGGTCCTCCGAGCCGGACCGAGCTAAGACCAGACTGGACCGGTCAATTTTCGGGCCGAAATTGCCAGCTCGGACCGGCCAGTTTTTCTAGCGGGCCGGGACCGATCGGTCCGGTCCTGGTCGGTCCACGAGCGGGCCCAAAAGCCCGCTCGCTATGTCCAGGCTGACGCCCAGCTGAGGTGCTGAGATGGCATGGGAGAGATGCTACAAACAATAGACGACAGTGTTGGAACCGCCTGGGGGAGGTGCGGCATCCGTTGCCAGCAAAGCTGCATCCGGTGTTGGCGAAGCTGCATCATTTTGCCGGCGGTGCTGCAACCACTTTTGATCTGTGATGGAACCTGACGACCGTCAAGTTGTTTTTGTTGGGACTGACAAATTTCTTTTTTACGGGTACCGTATAGAATTTTTTGCTACGACCAGCAGCGATGAGCTTCTTTTGCTGGAGCCATTGACAGTTCTCGCTGGAAGCACCAATCTTTTTGCTGCCATGGACGATTACAATGTTTTTGTTGCCGAGGTTTTTTTACTGGGAATATGGTGGTGCCCTGAGTTTTAGCCGCAACCAGCATCGGTGGTGCTACAACCGGTATGACATTTTGCTACGTCCAGCCACGACATCTCCCTGGCGGACACGAGCGGCGTTTTCGGTGTGGCAAGTTTTTGCTGGAACTGGGCATGCTTGTTACTACGACCGGGCATCGCGATTGCTGTGACCGGCCATGGCGACCCCAGGTGGCATCTTCATCGGAGCTCAAAGACCAAGGGGGCTCATTGAAGGGGGACGTCACCGGCGATGCGCGAGGTGGACTTTTTTCCCTCGTGCGAGATATGTCGTGATACAGGGTTTAGTtgacttttttatttttattttttgtttctttgCGTGCGGGAGGTGGAGGGGACAAAGATAATAATCTAATCTAACAGCTTGTTTTTTTTGCGAGGCAGATCGTGGGGCCGCATGGCGACCGGTCCAAATTTAGGCCGGCCGGCCGGTGCCTAGCACGGGCCTTTTCTAATAATGGTATGAAACAGTGTGCAATGGTATATCTAGAAGTATAAAAAACTTAGCATTTTTCAAAATATGAGAATAGTTAGGGCATTTCTCAAAACCTAAAACTTTCTAGTGGCATATATCAAATTTACCCATAATAACTTTCTTATCTGCAGAGCGCAGATGAGCTAATCCAGTGGCCGGCGCAAGAGACTAAGAGACAATATCTAGTAGGGTGTTAGTGTGATTTAAGTGATACATACTGTATGTGAAGAACTCTGcatggaaatataaataataatcccTCTGTTTGAATAGTTGATTTTTTCTTATTTGGCAGTAGTCTCTAATTAGTAACTTTGACACCTCACATTTCAATGATAATGCAAGTAATAAACTAAATAAAAAAAGTGAAACTCaacatggcaatgggtacccactACTCGCAAACCCGGCGGGTAAAACCCCTATTAGGGTGAGTGTATGGGAAATAAAAATACCCATGGGTTTCTAAATAAAAAAAGTTATACCCATCGGGTAAATCGGGTATGGGTACGGGAAGGCAATACCCATACCCATGAACCCGCAAACCCGTATACTACTACACCATGTCAAGTAGGCCCATGTGTCATTGACTAGATTGAGAAAATAAACCAAAGCTACCAAACGCTAAGTACAACTTGCGAAGTAGATTTGTTGTCATTGGTCTCCTCTCTCCTGCACGCGACCCTCCTCGTGCCTCCAGGTTCTCACGGGATGACGTGGACGTTAAATTATACTTCTTCGCCTCCCTTCTCACGCCTCCAACCACCTTCATTAGAGAAGATGCATGGGCGCTTCGGTGACTACAAGCCGGGCATGTGCTCCGCCAATGAAAATGATGAAGCATGACAAGCGTCCAATTTGGTGAATAATTTTGCActccacatttaacatttttttgaatttccaTGATGCATGAATGTGCTGATGATTGGTTTGGTCCACTGAAGAATGTGTATGATGCATGAATGGATTATTTGAATGTCTTGATAATTGTTTGGTCAACTTtgaacatgctgaaatataacccgCGGGTATTACCCGTACACGGCGGGTACGGATATGGGAACAATTTGAAACCCGGGGTGTGGGTACGGGTATGGATTTATGCAGAAAATATTGAGACGGGTGCGGATTTTGGCATGCTTTAAACATACCCATACCCTACGGGTGCCGTGTTGACGTGAAACACATTTTCATAGCAAATCCAATGACATTTCTATCCAACGAACCTGAATTGGTTCCCTACCacatgacacatgtggtaagcaatccaaataattcaaaaaaaacatGAATTGGTTCCCATAAAAAAAAACCCAAATTGGTTCCAGTTACTCCTTTCTCCCAATGAACATTCAGTAGTCTCCTCCTTTTCCAGATAACTTGCAATTGCATAATAACATACTCCCTTCTTCCGAAAATATAAGGCGCCGATTGACTTTTCTGGTCTTTTTGCATAATTTTGACTATAATTTTCAGGTATTTTATGTCTATAAGATTAGTATATAGATATATCAAATAAAATTGTTTTGCAAGACAAATATGACTATGCTTCTTATTCAGGCTGCAACTGGACATGGGCTGCCCACGGTGCGCACTTAAAAGTCCACATAATTTGCATTTGTGGACACCCATGTAATTTACGTTTTTGTATGTGAAATAAGTGGGTTGTCCCGCGTGCGCCGCCTCTAACCCACCTCCTCTTCTTCATTCCCCTAGAATCAACTTCTTCTCCGTTCTTCCATGACGGTTGCGATGCAGCAACGGTATAGGGCACGCCGCCGCCTATCTCCTCCTTGGCCGGCTAGCGCCGTCGTCTGCCTCATCCATCGACCGTAGCGCCGGCGTCCGTCTCCTTGATGGACGCCCTAGGGCCGCCCTCGTCTGCCTCATAGAAAAGTAGCAACAGACATGGACAACCACCACACCCGAGTTCTTCGGCGCTACTGCCCTCAAGCTCCGTCGCCGCCTTGAACGAGTCCCTCTGCCCCGGATCTGGCGGCCGCCGCCGTCCCGGACCTACCCTTCGCCGCCTTAAACGAGTCCCTCCGCCCCGGATCTGGCGGCTATCGCCGTCCTAGACCTCCCCTGCAGTGCGCCACCGTGCCAGACACCAGTGCCGCCAACCGTCATGGACAGTGCGGGGCGGCTGTCATATGTGCCAAGAATGCAATCGGCTGCTGATATTTCGCTGGAAGCCATGAATACAAACTCAGGATAGAAAAACGTGCAAACTCATGTGGGCGTGCGTTTAACACAGGAGAGTTGATTTAAGTTTTTTTTTGAGGATGAGAGTTGATTTAAGTGGGCATGCGGCGGCCGCAAACTCTTGTTTGTGTTAAGTGGAAAGCCCACTTAATCCCACATAATCATGTGGACATATGTGGCATGATGTAGGAGGCGCAGGTGATCCCACTTGCAGCCTGACTTCTTGACCCGCATTTTTTTTAAAGATTGACTTCTTATACATGTGCAATCAGAGGCGGAGCTATGTTGGGGCCGGGGGCcgctgcccccccccctccccagccTTTGACCAATTTCTAAAGAAATTTTTTTTGGGAGACTTAGATTAGAACATTTTTAGCATTTGCCCCCCCCCCCAGACACTGATCATTTGTCCCGTGGGCGCCGCCTCTAACCCACCTCCTCTTCTTCATTCCCCTAGAATTAACTTCTTCTCCGTTCTTCCATGACGGCTGCGATGCAACAACGGTATAGGGCACGCCGCTGCCTATCTCCTCCTTGGCCGGCTAGCGCCGTCGTCTGCCTCGTCCATCGACCATAGCACCGGCGTTCGTCTCCTTGATGGACGCCCTAGGGCCGCCCTCGTCTGCCTCATAGAAAAGTAGCAACCGACATGGACAACCACCACACCCGAGTTCTTCGACGCTGCTGCCCTCAAGCTCCATCGCCGCCTTGAACGAGTCCCTCTGCCCTGGATCTGGCGACCGCCGCCGTCCCGGACCTACCCTTCGCCGCCTTAAACGAGTCCCTCCGCCCCGGATCTGGCGGCTATCGCCGTCCTAGACCTCCCCTGCAGTGCGCCGCCGTGCCAGACACCAGCACCGCCAACCGTCATGGACAATGCGGGGCGGCTGTCATATGTGCCAAGGATGCAATCGGCTGCTGATATTTCGCTGGAAGCCATGGATACAAACTCAGGACAAAAAAACGTGCAAACTCATGTGGGCGTGCGTTTAACACAGGAGAGTTGATTTAAGTCTTTTTTAAGGGTGAGAGTTGATTTAAGTGGGCATGCGGCGGCCGCAAGCTCTTGTTTGTGTTAAGTGGAAAGCCCACTTAACCCCACATAATCATGTGGACATATGTGGCATGATGTGGGAGGCGCAGGTGATCCCACTTGCAGCCTGACTTCTTGACCCGCAATTTTTTTTAAAGATTGACTTCTTATACATGTGCAATCAGAGGCGGAGCTATGTTGAGGccgggggggcgctgccccccagcCTTTGACCAATTTCTAAAGAAATTTTTTTTGGGAGACTTAGATTAGAACATTTTTAGCATTTGCCCCCCCCCCAGACACTGATCATTTGTCCCGCGGGTGCCGCCTCTAACCCACCTCCTCTTCTTCATTCTCCTAGAATTAACTTCTTCTCCATTCTTCCATGACGGTTGCTATGCAGCAACGGTATAGGGCACGCCGCCGCCTATCTCCTCCTTGGCCAGCTAGCGCCGTCGTCTGCCTCGTCCATCGACCGTAGCGCCGGCGTCCGTCTCTTTGATGGACGCCCTAGGGCCGCCCTCGTCTGCCTCATAGAAAAGTAGCAATAGACATGGACAACCACCACACCCGAGTTCTTCGGCGCTGCTGCCCTCAAGCTCCGTCGTCGCCTTGAACGAGTCCCTCTCCCCTGGATCTGGCGACCGCCGCCGTCCCGGACCCTTCGCCGCCTTAAACGAGTCCCTCCGCCCCGGATCTGGCGGCTATCGCCGTCCTAGACCTCCCCTGCAGTGCGCCGCCGTGCCAGACACCAGCGCCGCCAACCGTCATGGACAGTGCGGGGCGGCTGTCATATGTGCCAAGGATGCAATCGGCTGCTGATATTTCGCTGGTAGCCATGGATACAAACTCAGGACAGAAAAACGTGCAAACTCATGTGGGCGTGCGTTTAACACAGGAGAGTTGATTTAAGTTTTTTTTTGAGGGTGAGAGTTGATTTAAGTGGGCATGCGGCGGCCGCAAACTCTTGTTTGTGTTAAGTGGAAAGCCCACTTAATCCCACATAATCATGTGGACATATGTGGCATGATGTGGGAGGCGCAGGTGATCCCACTTGCAGCCTGACTTCTTGACCCGCAATTTTTTTTAAAGATTGACTTCTTATACATGTGCAATCAAAGGCGGAGCTATGTTGGGGCCGGGGGGCTGCTNNNNNNNNNNNNNNNNNNNNNNNNNNNNNNNNNNNNNNNNNNNNNNNNNNNNNNNNNNNNNNNNNNNNNNNNNNNNNNNNNNNNNNNNNNNNNNNNNNNNNNNNNNNNNNNNNNNNNNNNNNNNNNNNNNNNNNNNNNNNNNNNNNNNNNNNNNNNNNNNNNNNNNNNNNNNNNNNNNNNNNNNNNNNNNNNNNNNNNNNNNNNNNNNNNNNNNNNNNNNNNNNNNNNNNNNNNNNNNNNNNNNNNNNNNNNNNNNNNNNNNNNNNNNNNNNNNNNNNNNNNNNNNNNNNNNNNNNNNNNNNNNNNNNNNNNNNNNNNNNNNNNNNNNNNNNNNCGCACTTTTTGATATATATTAGTGGTTAAAGTCATGCATCAAAGACCATGCAAAATTAAGCGCACTTTATATTTTAAGAAGGATGGAGTATCAACTATCCCTACGTTCCATAGTTTTTGTCTTCGTTATAGTTAAATTATGGAACGGAAGGAATACTATTCTGGTAGCGTGATAACTATTACTCCCTCCGCCTCAAAATAAGTataatacaaagttgtactaaatttgAGACATTTATTTTTGGGACGATGGTAATAACCGGTAATATAATCATAACGAGAGTGTTGATGGTGATAAAAAAGAGAGTCATATCGTAGTTATAATACCAATAATACTAAACGTACAAAGAGTTACACTTATATGTATGCCTAGCGTTactcttaggctggtcatagtggagagtaactaagactaataacatgcatatgttattagTCTATGTTACCACCTtcctagtggggagtaacatatgtgatgTCTTTATTTATTTCTTTGTAGAATCATTTTGCATTGCAAAATGCTATGCGAtgataacatattatgttactctatttgcctctcttatcattaactacttgccatctCACAATTTTTGCTTACGTGACATCTATGCTAGTACTACTTATATTACTCCCATTATGACCAGCCTTACTATGATTAGTTTCGAAGCCTTTTATGGAAACAAACTCAGCAATAGAACTAGAAGGGCTAGTCAAAGTCTTTttatagaaaagaaaaaaatgtttgTTACCCGGCCGGCGTACGAGTAGAGTAGAGAGGCAAGTAACCCTAACCTAATAGTGTCGTTGGTCTTGAAACGCTCGGGCCGAAAGAGCATGCAATGCGGGCTGGACGTGTCCTCCTCCGGTTCATTTGCGGTGGCGGTGCCAATGACCCAGGAAGAGGAAGGGCGTGTGCCGTGGGCGCCGGGCTCCTGCACCTccacaggtactccctccgtctaggtgtgtaaggctggtcatagtgggagtaacataggtagtaacatagatgccacataagcaaaaatggtgatgtggcaagtagttaatgaggagagaggcaaatagagtaacataatatgttaccatcacatagcggtttccaatgcataatgagtctacaaagtaataaatgaaggcaactatgttaccacacctatgacactacccactatgaaggtagtaacatagactagtaacatatgtatgttactagtctaagttactccccactatgaccagcctaagtcatcttacgaaaaccaaataatcccaaaacacttaggcgcggtgcattaaattctacatcgtttcttgtttcttgacatatcaaccaataagagatgtggggtgtgcatgcttttaatgacttgagtgtaccaaacacgacatgcagtggttaattcattgcatgcaatgctattaattagcaaatgaatattaagttctctcgttttccctcCTCCttagtcacggtgcacaacctaagatgatctACTCGCCTAGACGGAGAGAGTATCCAGTACTTGTTGTTGTAGCAGCAGCGGACGTGGACGTACCCGGGGTGCTCCCCCCACGGCTCCACGAAGAATCGAGCGCGCATGTTTTCGATGAGGGCGTCGGCGTTCGCCTCGATGCGATTGCCGCCCTCCTTGCGATGCACGCACTGCAGGTAGTAATGGCTGTTTTGTGAACGGAGGCCGAAGCATTCGGACGAGGCCAGCTGAGGCAGCATTAccatcccctctctctctctatgtgtctcTACGTGCGTGTGTGTAGGCGGGGTGTTGTGTGTAGGCAATTTATTGGAGGCCAGATCGATCAGCTGGGCAACCTCAGAAAACCTTTTTCCATTTTTGTGGCGTACATTTattgtattttatttatttatacttTTGGAACTAGTAGCTACACGGAGAGAGCGTCGGTGGTATCTCGTTGTCCTGTTTCTTAAACCTTTTATGAGACATTATCAGAGCCTTAAGCTGGTGGTAATGAAAGTATCATAttctagtatcataagttagtattttAGATTGCCTTATTAATTGTAATGCATGATACAAAGTAGtataacatttaatatgatacagtatcatgatatgatactacatCCCTTTTTTCTCATTTAATTGTGTGTCACATCATCCAAAAAGTTTAGTTGGCATATATAATAtcacttatgatactcccatttCAACCGGTTCACAATTTGTTCTTACACTTTGTTTTGCGAGTGATTTGTACTTGTACTTTTAGCCAAGCAAATCTTATTTACATGATAAAAACTGCATGGTAAAAAGCAATCTCTAATTGACAAATTAGTCCATGAATAAAAAAACTGCTACATCGTACGGCCTGCCTGCATGAAACATAACGTATAATACCATGCTTTTTTTTTGAACATATAGTACAATTGTAGACCCATAAAAATATGAGCACGGTGCCAAGTCTAGGACTTGAAACCTAATGGATTAGATATAGTGTATCCTTTTATTCCTAGGCAGGTATGCAAACATTATCCGCCTCTTTCGGCCTCTGCAGGCGAGATAGGCAAAATGTGAGCACATGTTCCCCCATCCAATGCGGGACTGTATCGGTACGGAAGCTTTTTTTCCCGCAAATCAGTGACAAAGTGTGGGGGGCTTTGTTGGACCGCNNNNNNNNNNNNNNNNNNNNNNNNNNNNNNNNNNNNNNNNNNNNNNNNNNNNNNNNNNNNNNNNNNNNNNNNNNNNNNNN is drawn from Triticum dicoccoides isolate Atlit2015 ecotype Zavitan chromosome 6B, WEW_v2.0, whole genome shotgun sequence and contains these coding sequences:
- the LOC119324968 gene encoding uncharacterized protein LOC119324968; translation: MNRRRTRPARIACSFGPSVSRPTTLLGSRFLHLFLKKCVYGPLVGRHDSIPKLQLQDFKDDIPIRDMRDYHFGVTGLPRHEALPRHVAFKGDNGKYLGTTHVMATIWEKVGKVLDGFGLLEKLLHEKPAEDALRNEFGHLHLQFHTEDKGDAGVIFTTFTRDDGTVRILSNLNGFWKRGSDSDDWVSVAHIKDPLRDNDPDTLFEVVTGDGFIALRNLGNKKFCKRLDADGVSLRLPQCFRREHIPMRKVDGGRAS